In Thermoanaerobacter uzonensis DSM 18761, the genomic stretch GTTATTTCCACTGGGAGCAAGCCTTGCGCAGTCTATTATGTCTTCTAGTATTTCTTTTGGAATAGGTTTATCTATGTATTTCCTTATACTTCTTCTCTTTTTTAAAGCCTCTAATGCCTCCATAATTTCGCACCTCCTCTTTATATTATATCCCATAAAGTAAAAATTCCAAAAAGATTGACAAAAATTTAATACTGTATAAAAATAAAGCTAAGTAAACTTATACATACTTTTGAAAAACTTGAATAAGATAGATTTATGATATAAAATATGAGTATGTAAATAAAGAATGGAGGTTTACATATGAGGAAATTGATAGGTTTTGATTATTCAAAAGCATTGCAATTTGTAAGTGAAAAAGAAATTGAATATATGGAAAGGCATGCAAAGTTATCTCTTGATATGGTGCTTAATAAAAATGCTCAAGGGAATGACTTTTTAGGATGGGTAAGTCTTCCCAAAGATTATGATAAGGCAGAGTTTGAACACATTAAAAAAGCAGCAGAGAAGATTCAATCAGATTCTGATGTGCTTGTAGTTATAGGTATAGGTGGGTCTTATTTAGGGGCAAGAGCGGCAATTGAAATGCTTTCTCATTCCTTCTATAATTTATTGCCAAAAGGTAAGAGGAATACGCCGGAGATTTATTTTGCTGGAAACAGCATAAGTTCTACATATTTAAGTGATTTACTTGAACTTATAGAAGGCAAAGATGTTTCTATAAATGTAATATCTAAATCTGGTACTACCACAGAGCCTGCGATAGCTTTTAGGGTTTTTAGAGATTTCCTTGAGAAAAAATATGGAAAAGAAGGGGCTAAATCGAGAATATATGTGACAACAGATAGAGCGAAAGGAGCTTTAAAAAAATTAGCTGATGAAGAAGGATATGAAACATTTGTAATTCCTGATGATGTTGGAGGAAGATACTCAGTTTTGACAGCTGTAGGCCTTCTACCAATAGCAGTAGCAGGCATTAGCATAGACGATATGATGCAAGGTGCTTACGATGCTTCAACAGTCTATACTAAAGACAACCTTAATGAAAATATAAGCATGCAGTATGCAATTTTGAGAAATATTTTGTACAGAAAAGGCAAAGCTATAGAAATACTTGTAAATTATGAGCCAAAGCTTCACTATTTCTCTGAATGGTGGAAACAGCTTTTTGGAGAAAGTGAAGGTAAAGACAATAAGGGAATTTATCCTGCTTCAGTAGATTTTACGACAGATTTACACTCAATGGGGCAGTTTATACAAGAGGGAAGCAGAAATATTTTTGAAACAGTTTTAAATGTTGAAAAACCTGTTAAAGATATAGTTATAAATGAAGACAAGGACAATATAGATGGGCTTAACTTTTTAGCAGGAAAAACTATAGATTTTGTCAATAAAAAGGCTTTTGAAGGTACATTATTGGCTCATACAGATGGAAATGTTCCTAACTTCGTGGTAAATATTCCGGAAATATCACCTTATTACTTTGGTAATTTGGTATATTTCTTTGAAATGGCTTGTGCTATAAGCGGATATATAAATGGGGTTAATCCATTTGACCAACCAGGAGTAGAGGCTTACAAGAAAAATATGTTTGCACTTTTAGGAAAACCAGGATATGAAAAAGAAAAAGAATTGTTAGAAAAAAGATTGGGAAAATAAATTAAAGGCCGGGCAATTGCGCGGCCTTTTTAAATAGGGGTTAACTTATTTTTTTGTGTACATTAAATCGTAGTATTCTTTTAACATTCTATTAGCTGAGAAAGCTTCATAAGTCGTCCTTATACTTTCTCTCATCATATTTTCCCATTTCGCTTTATCGTTGTAGTAGGTTGGAACTACTTTATTTAAAAGGACGTTATAAAGTGCTTCGAGGTCGTGTTTGTCTAATTCTTCTATGTTGTCAGACTCAAAACCATCTCCAAATTGCCAGCCATTTACTCCGTCTATACAAGCTTCTGGCCACCATCCATCTAAAATACTTAAATTTAGCACTCCGTTCATGGCGGCTTTCATGCCGGAGGTACCACTGGCCTCTAATGGTCTTCTTGGATTGTTTAACCACACATCAGCGCCTCGAGTAAGCATTTTTCCTATTGTCATGTCGTAATCTTCTAGGAATACTACGCTTTCAGGATATTTCTTTGTCATGTCTATTAATTTTGCGACAATTTTTTTACCCACGTCATCTAATGGATGACCTTTTCCTGAAAATACCATTTGAATTTTTTTAGACCTTAAATAATCACCTATAACTTCGTCATTGGTAAATATAAGGTCGCTTCTTTTGTAAGGAGCAGCTCTCCTTGAAAAACCTATCAAAAGCTTGTCAGTGTCCAATTTAACTCCTGTCCTTTGATATACAAAATCAATTAAGTCTTGTTTCAAAATATTATGAGTTTGTAGGAGTCCTTCACCTTTGTTGTAGGCTTCTATTATCCTTTTATCTACCCAAGTGTTTCTGTCAATACCATTGGTTATGGAGATTATAGGTGCTTTGTTGTCAACATGTTGCCACATTTTGTTTGCAGTTTGCCCGTGAAGTTTTGAGACACCGTTTGCAATGCGAGAAAGTCTCAAACCTGCGACTGTCATATTAAAAGGAACACCACCGATTTGAGCCATTTGCTCAATTGAAAGACCATTGTTTGCGCCCATGTACATAAGAAGTTCTAAATCGTGAGATTCGTTTCCTTCTTTAACAGGGGTATGGGTTGTAAATACTACTTCTTCTCTTGTAGCTTTCCACGCCTCTTCAAAGCTCATATTTTGATTTTCCATTTTCTCTCTTATAAGCTCAATGGCTGCTAATACTGCATGCCCTTCGTTAAAATGATAAACATCTACATCAATTCCCAAAGCTCTTAAAGCTCTTACTCCGCCAATGCCTAACACTATTTCTTGTGCGACTCTTTCTTCGCCAAACCATCCATAAAGTTGACCTGTTATCCATCTATCTCCATTTTCTGGTATATCTGTGTCAAGCAAATACAAAGGTGCATTGTCAAAGCTGTCTACCAACCATACTTTGCAGTATACATCTTTGTTTCTTATTTTTACTTTTACC encodes the following:
- a CDS encoding glucose-6-phosphate isomerase translates to MRKLIGFDYSKALQFVSEKEIEYMERHAKLSLDMVLNKNAQGNDFLGWVSLPKDYDKAEFEHIKKAAEKIQSDSDVLVVIGIGGSYLGARAAIEMLSHSFYNLLPKGKRNTPEIYFAGNSISSTYLSDLLELIEGKDVSINVISKSGTTTEPAIAFRVFRDFLEKKYGKEGAKSRIYVTTDRAKGALKKLADEEGYETFVIPDDVGGRYSVLTAVGLLPIAVAGISIDDMMQGAYDASTVYTKDNLNENISMQYAILRNILYRKGKAIEILVNYEPKLHYFSEWWKQLFGESEGKDNKGIYPASVDFTTDLHSMGQFIQEGSRNIFETVLNVEKPVKDIVINEDKDNIDGLNFLAGKTIDFVNKKAFEGTLLAHTDGNVPNFVVNIPEISPYYFGNLVYFFEMACAISGYINGVNPFDQPGVEAYKKNMFALLGKPGYEKEKELLEKRLGK
- the glgP gene encoding alpha-glucan family phosphorylase, whose product is MSNEKLPKVAYFCMEYGLQSDFKLYAGGLGILAGDHLKAAKELGMPLVGIGILWKQGYTEQHIGEDGYPYDAYRNYTRKYDFLKDTGVKVKVKIRNKDVYCKVWLVDSFDNAPLYLLDTDIPENGDRWITGQLYGWFGEERVAQEIVLGIGGVRALRALGIDVDVYHFNEGHAVLAAIELIREKMENQNMSFEEAWKATREEVVFTTHTPVKEGNESHDLELLMYMGANNGLSIEQMAQIGGVPFNMTVAGLRLSRIANGVSKLHGQTANKMWQHVDNKAPIISITNGIDRNTWVDKRIIEAYNKGEGLLQTHNILKQDLIDFVYQRTGVKLDTDKLLIGFSRRAAPYKRSDLIFTNDEVIGDYLRSKKIQMVFSGKGHPLDDVGKKIVAKLIDMTKKYPESVVFLEDYDMTIGKMLTRGADVWLNNPRRPLEASGTSGMKAAMNGVLNLSILDGWWPEACIDGVNGWQFGDGFESDNIEELDKHDLEALYNVLLNKVVPTYYNDKAKWENMMRESIRTTYEAFSANRMLKEYYDLMYTKK